A genomic region of Actinomycetota bacterium contains the following coding sequences:
- a CDS encoding fumarylacetoacetate hydrolase family protein has product MKIARVSYGGGISFVVIEGDQAAEIDGPPVGEMRFTGKRVPLADCRLLAPTLPSKIVAIGLNYRDHAEEMGVELPPEPLMFLKPGTAVIGTGDAIRKPAECERLDYEGELAIVIGGLVRRADRAAAVEAILGYTVANDVTARDLQIKDGQWTRGKGYDTFAPLGPWIETDADASLLDLEVRLNGEPRQNSNTKNLIFDPPGLVSYISGVMTLLPGDVIMTGTPSGVGPMEPGDNIEVEISGIGVLSNSIVAA; this is encoded by the coding sequence GTGAAGATCGCGCGCGTCTCGTACGGCGGCGGCATCTCCTTCGTGGTGATCGAGGGTGACCAGGCCGCAGAGATCGACGGTCCTCCCGTCGGTGAGATGCGCTTCACCGGCAAGCGTGTTCCGTTGGCCGACTGCCGGCTCCTCGCTCCGACGCTTCCGTCGAAGATCGTCGCCATCGGCCTCAACTACCGCGACCATGCCGAAGAGATGGGCGTTGAGCTTCCGCCGGAGCCGCTGATGTTCTTGAAGCCGGGGACCGCGGTGATCGGGACGGGCGACGCGATCCGCAAGCCGGCGGAGTGCGAGCGGCTCGACTACGAAGGTGAGCTGGCGATCGTCATCGGCGGGCTCGTTCGCCGCGCCGATCGCGCGGCGGCGGTGGAGGCGATCCTCGGCTACACGGTCGCGAACGACGTGACCGCGCGGGACCTCCAGATCAAGGACGGCCAGTGGACTCGCGGGAAGGGCTACGACACGTTCGCGCCGCTCGGCCCCTGGATCGAGACGGACGCGGACGCATCATTGCTGGACCTCGAGGTGCGGCTCAACGGCGAGCCGCGTCAGAACTCGAACACCAAGAACCTGATCTTCGACCCGCCCGGGCTGGTGTCGTACATCTCCGGGGTGATGACGCTGCTGCCGGGCGATGTGATCATGACGGGGACGCCGTCGGGCGTCGGCCCGATGGAGCCGGGCGACAACATCGAGGTCGAGATCTCGGGCATCGGCGTGCTCAGCAATTCGATCGTCGCCGCCTGA